A stretch of the Ascaphus truei isolate aAscTru1 chromosome 4, aAscTru1.hap1, whole genome shotgun sequence genome encodes the following:
- the PPP3R1 gene encoding calcineurin subunit B type 1 isoform X1: MGNEASYPLEMCSHFDADEIKRLGKRFKKLDLDNSGSLSVEEFMSLPELQQNPLVQRVIDIFDTDGNGEVDFKEFIEGVSQFSVKGDKEQKLRFAFRIYDMDKDGYISNGELFQVLKMMVGNNLKDTQLQQIVDKTIINADKDGDGRISFEEFCAVVGGLDIHKKMVVDV; the protein is encoded by the exons GGAAATGAAGCAAGCTATCCGTTGGAAATGTGCTCACATT TTGATGCTGATGAGATCAAAAGGCTAGGAAAGCGGTTTAAGAAATTGGATTTGGACAACTCTGGGTCTCTTAGTGTGGAGGAGTTCATGTCTTTACCGGAGTTGCAACAGAACCCACTTGTACAGCGAGTAATAGACATATTTGATACTGATGGAAATGGAGAAGTAGACTTTAAAG AATTCATCGAAGGAGTATCACAATTCAGTGTCAAAGGTGATAAGGAACAGAAATTGAGGT TTGCTTTTCGGATTTACGATATGGACAAGGATGGCTATATCTCCAATGGCGAGCTTTTCCAGGTGCTGAAGATGATGGTCGGAAACAATCTCAAGGACACTCAGTTACAGCAAATAGTAGACAAAACGATTATTAATGCAGATAAAGATGGTGATGGAAGGATATCCTTTGAAGAATTCTGTGCT GTCGTAGGAGGTTTAGATATCCACAAAAAGATGGTGGTAGATGTGTGA
- the PPP3R1 gene encoding calcineurin subunit B type 1 isoform X2, with amino-acid sequence MAGAGRKIVDADEIKRLGKRFKKLDLDNSGSLSVEEFMSLPELQQNPLVQRVIDIFDTDGNGEVDFKEFIEGVSQFSVKGDKEQKLRFAFRIYDMDKDGYISNGELFQVLKMMVGNNLKDTQLQQIVDKTIINADKDGDGRISFEEFCAVVGGLDIHKKMVVDV; translated from the exons ATGGCTGGTGCTGGCAGAAAGATTG TTGATGCTGATGAGATCAAAAGGCTAGGAAAGCGGTTTAAGAAATTGGATTTGGACAACTCTGGGTCTCTTAGTGTGGAGGAGTTCATGTCTTTACCGGAGTTGCAACAGAACCCACTTGTACAGCGAGTAATAGACATATTTGATACTGATGGAAATGGAGAAGTAGACTTTAAAG AATTCATCGAAGGAGTATCACAATTCAGTGTCAAAGGTGATAAGGAACAGAAATTGAGGT TTGCTTTTCGGATTTACGATATGGACAAGGATGGCTATATCTCCAATGGCGAGCTTTTCCAGGTGCTGAAGATGATGGTCGGAAACAATCTCAAGGACACTCAGTTACAGCAAATAGTAGACAAAACGATTATTAATGCAGATAAAGATGGTGATGGAAGGATATCCTTTGAAGAATTCTGTGCT GTCGTAGGAGGTTTAGATATCCACAAAAAGATGGTGGTAGATGTGTGA